A single genomic interval of Peribacillus sp. FSL H8-0477 harbors:
- a CDS encoding glycosyltransferase family 4 protein: protein MLAVALLTAFILSIVLTPFVGRLAFKWGATDKPNERKVHVKIMPRMGGLAIFISFLVTFLMTYFLFGNELAPSMSVAPFIIGALIIILIGIFDDIYELRASAKFLGQIVAALIIVIGGGIEVSFINLPFEGQIHFGVLSIPITVIWIVGITNAINLIDGLDGLAGGVSSIALITVAVMAVIKGDMFVATIALIVTGSTLGFLKYNFHPAKIFMGDTGSMFLGYIIAVLSLLGFKNVTMISLIVPIIILGVPISDTFFAIIRRLVNKQPISAPDKSHLHHCFINLGFTHRQTVILIYALAATFGLAAIIFSYATIWGALLLISILLITIEIMVEKLGLIGEHYQPILKMINGKGTNAKNKS from the coding sequence ATGCTGGCAGTGGCCTTGTTGACAGCATTTATTTTGTCAATAGTGCTGACACCGTTTGTGGGCAGACTGGCCTTTAAATGGGGCGCTACTGATAAACCAAATGAACGTAAAGTACATGTGAAGATTATGCCGCGTATGGGCGGTTTAGCTATATTTATAAGTTTCTTAGTCACCTTTTTAATGACGTATTTCCTTTTTGGTAATGAGCTTGCGCCAAGTATGAGCGTTGCTCCATTTATTATAGGTGCACTCATTATTATTTTAATAGGAATATTTGATGATATCTATGAACTACGGGCTAGTGCCAAGTTCTTGGGACAAATCGTCGCTGCACTCATTATTGTGATTGGCGGCGGAATCGAAGTAAGCTTTATTAACCTTCCGTTTGAAGGTCAAATTCATTTTGGCGTTTTAAGTATTCCAATTACGGTTATTTGGATCGTTGGAATCACGAATGCGATTAACCTGATCGATGGGTTAGATGGTTTGGCTGGAGGCGTTTCATCCATCGCTTTAATTACCGTTGCCGTTATGGCAGTGATTAAAGGTGATATGTTCGTAGCAACGATTGCGTTAATCGTAACAGGAAGTACACTTGGATTTCTTAAATATAATTTTCACCCTGCTAAGATTTTTATGGGTGACACGGGCTCGATGTTTCTTGGCTATATCATTGCCGTTCTCTCCCTGTTGGGATTCAAAAACGTAACAATGATTTCGTTAATCGTTCCGATTATTATTCTAGGTGTGCCCATTTCAGATACCTTCTTTGCCATTATTCGTCGATTGGTAAATAAACAACCTATATCTGCACCAGATAAATCACATTTACATCATTGTTTTATTAATCTCGGATTTACGCATCGTCAAACAGTTATTCTAATTTATGCACTTGCTGCAACCTTTGGGTTAGCTGCGATTATTTTTTCGTATGCGACCATCTGGGGTGCGCTCCTGCTGATTTCAATTCTATTAATTACGATTGAAATTATGGTTGAAAAGCTCGGATTGATCGGCGAGCATTATCAGCCGATTTTAAAGATGATAAATGGTAAAGGTACGAATGCAAAAAATAAATCCTAA
- a CDS encoding WecB/TagA/CpsF family glycosyltransferase, with amino-acid sequence MKQHIVDVLSIPFINTTKDQLVKDMNQRISRNEKTFVVTANPEIVEYANAHQEYKDILMNADYIVPDGIGIIMASKLMKQPLIERITGFDLLHDLLKLADQHAYRVYFLGAEQNVIEKAAGILQRDYPNMTLAGYHHGYISVDDAELAASIAAVKPDIIITALGFPRQEEWVTLHNPLFEKGLFMGVGGSFDVIAGKVNRAPAIWQKLNLEWMYRLIQQPSRWKRMLVLPKFALKVLSKRK; translated from the coding sequence ATGAAACAACATATTGTGGATGTTTTATCCATTCCTTTTATCAACACAACGAAGGACCAATTGGTAAAGGATATGAATCAAAGAATCAGCAGAAACGAAAAAACATTTGTTGTTACGGCAAATCCAGAAATTGTGGAGTATGCAAATGCACATCAAGAGTACAAAGATATTTTAATGAATGCCGATTATATTGTGCCGGACGGAATCGGCATTATTATGGCTTCCAAACTGATGAAACAACCATTAATAGAGCGAATTACTGGTTTTGATCTTTTGCATGATTTGCTTAAGTTGGCAGATCAACATGCATACAGAGTCTATTTTCTTGGAGCCGAACAGAATGTGATTGAAAAAGCAGCGGGGATTCTTCAGAGAGACTATCCGAACATGACCTTAGCTGGATATCATCATGGCTATATCTCAGTTGATGACGCAGAGCTGGCGGCTTCTATAGCAGCTGTGAAGCCTGATATTATCATTACGGCACTAGGCTTCCCTAGACAAGAAGAATGGGTTACACTTCATAACCCGCTGTTTGAGAAGGGTCTGTTTATGGGAGTCGGGGGCAGCTTCGATGTGATTGCAGGAAAAGTAAACCGGGCGCCGGCCATCTGGCAGAAGTTAAACCTAGAATGGATGTATCGGCTCATTCAACAGCCATCACGCTGGAAACGGATGCTGGTACTGCCCAAATTTGCCCTTAAGGTGTTAAGTAAGCGTAAGTGA
- the tagH gene encoding teichoic acids export ABC transporter ATP-binding subunit TagH, which produces MTKSVVVKNVTKKYKLYKNNSDKLKDVFLSKEYGEDYFALRNVSFEAEKGDIIGFVGVNGSGKSTLSNIIAGIVPETSGDIEIQGKTALIAVASGLNNQLSGRENIELKLLMLGFNKQEITELEPGIIEFSELGKFIDQPVKSYSSGMKSRLGFAISIHIDPDVMIIDEALSVGDKAFAEKCLDKMNEFKEQGKTMFFVSHSLGQMKRFCQKALWLEYGEVRAFGPISEVMPQYEKFLKDYKAMNDLEKKKYREDQMAKRSQAQV; this is translated from the coding sequence ATGACAAAATCAGTAGTCGTCAAAAATGTGACGAAAAAATATAAATTATATAAAAACAACTCGGACAAGCTTAAAGATGTTTTTCTTTCAAAAGAGTATGGCGAAGATTACTTTGCCCTGCGCAATGTCAGCTTTGAAGCTGAAAAAGGAGATATCATTGGGTTTGTCGGTGTCAATGGTTCCGGAAAATCCACTCTTTCCAATATTATTGCAGGTATCGTACCTGAAACCAGCGGTGACATTGAGATTCAAGGGAAAACGGCACTCATTGCGGTGGCGTCTGGTCTGAATAATCAGTTGAGCGGCCGTGAAAATATTGAACTTAAGCTGTTAATGCTTGGTTTCAATAAACAAGAAATTACGGAACTTGAACCAGGTATTATTGAGTTTTCTGAACTTGGGAAGTTTATTGATCAGCCAGTTAAATCGTATTCAAGCGGGATGAAATCACGGCTTGGTTTCGCGATTTCAATCCATATCGATCCAGACGTGATGATTATTGATGAAGCATTATCTGTCGGTGATAAAGCTTTTGCAGAAAAATGCCTCGATAAAATGAATGAATTTAAAGAACAAGGTAAAACAATGTTCTTTGTCAGTCATTCACTTGGACAAATGAAACGATTCTGTCAAAAGGCACTGTGGCTGGAATATGGAGAAGTTCGGGCGTTTGGTCCAATCTCCGAAGTTATGCCGCAGTATGAGAAGTTCTTGAAGGATTATAAAGCCATGAACGACCTCGAAAAGAAAAAATACCGGGAAGATCAGATGGCAAAACGCAGCCAGGCACAAGTATAA
- a CDS encoding ABC transporter permease encodes MSFLTTVIKEQIQNFYLIQRLSLYEMKSTNKNNYLGMLWELLNPAIQVVVFYFVFGIGIKQTDDIGEVPFFIWMIIGLLVWFFVNPSITQGSKAIYSRIKMVSKMNFPLSVIPTYVIISKFYPHVALISLTAIVLQFTGYPISIYFIQLPYFMLSTVIFLIALSLITSTLSTIARDVQMLVQSLMRVLLYVTPILWSPYLHLPDWALTLMMVNPLFYLIEGYRAALLGDGWYIWSTYSLYFWGVVVVMLLIGSALHVKFRKHFIDFL; translated from the coding sequence ATGAGTTTTCTTACTACAGTTATTAAAGAACAGATACAGAATTTCTATCTTATACAGCGTTTATCGCTCTATGAAATGAAAAGTACAAATAAGAATAATTATTTGGGCATGTTATGGGAACTTCTTAATCCGGCGATTCAAGTTGTCGTCTTCTACTTTGTTTTCGGGATTGGGATTAAGCAAACTGATGATATAGGTGAAGTACCATTTTTTATCTGGATGATTATCGGCCTGCTTGTTTGGTTTTTTGTTAATCCTTCCATTACTCAAGGTTCAAAGGCGATTTACTCGCGAATTAAAATGGTTTCGAAGATGAATTTTCCTTTAAGTGTCATTCCTACCTATGTGATTATTTCTAAGTTTTATCCACATGTGGCACTGATTTCTCTTACAGCAATTGTATTGCAGTTTACAGGGTATCCAATATCGATTTATTTTATCCAGCTCCCTTATTTCATGCTTTCAACGGTGATTTTTTTGATTGCTTTGTCCTTAATTACATCGACGCTTTCTACGATTGCCCGTGATGTACAAATGCTCGTTCAATCGCTGATGAGAGTTCTTCTCTATGTCACACCAATTCTTTGGTCTCCATATTTACACTTACCAGATTGGGCATTAACATTAATGATGGTTAACCCGCTATTTTATCTGATCGAAGGATATCGGGCAGCTCTGCTTGGTGATGGTTGGTATATCTGGAGTACGTATTCCCTTTATTTCTGGGGAGTTGTAGTGGTTATGTTGTTGATTGGTTCGGCCTTGCACGTGAAATTTAGGAAGCACTTTATTGATTTCTTATAA
- a CDS encoding CDP-glycerol glycerophosphotransferase family protein, with translation MEAGALKNRNLYHISFENDMYTMVVSLKESFLRDAESYSFLMVNRLTDEERTMEIREVRPSGEFHLLYVDMSTIEYMLKSIEGEVWNVYILRQVDSIPMRTRIRTRDLKLTRHAAVFSGNQKMLYPAATKKGNLSYYVTAYKLFASIEEIELLKQGQFRFAGHFHFPPLCVDNAYIIKQVRILIKNSLNDEIISLPISFNEGKDSETTDSGKMVKEFGFSGTFDVLPYLELPNQKFFKFYLELEYEQNGFVESIQSSRIKATINKPYKNKLILKPNSEKIQLRIKTTKDSKFLSLSVGKYNFKKEVSTTLKSKWVKFRRSNVLQKVYKKMFKLLGHRPANKKLVMFESFLGKQYSDSPRAIYEYMAEHHSDYRLIWSVDRAYSKMFEEKGIPYVRRFSVQWLFLMTGAKYWVNNSRFPLWIPKPKHTTYLQTWHGTPLKRLAADMEEVHMPGTNTAKYKENFLKEASNWDYLVSPNAYSSEIFARAFQFNRKMIESGYPRNDYLHQANNEKTIQALKNKFNLPEDKKIILYAPTWRDNQFYAKGKYKFDLEMDLNQMRDELGDSYIVIMRMHYLVAENMDLSPYEGFAYDFSHLEDIRELYLISDILMTDYSSVFFDYANLRRPMIFFVYDIEDYRDNLRGFYFNFEEKAPGLLTKTTDGIIAEVKRLEAAGFELDESFEEFYNKFCYLESGESTKRVVDEVFQD, from the coding sequence ATGGAAGCTGGGGCCTTAAAAAATAGAAATTTATATCACATTAGTTTTGAAAATGATATGTATACGATGGTTGTCTCTTTGAAGGAATCGTTTTTAAGAGATGCTGAGAGCTATTCATTTTTGATGGTCAATCGATTGACGGATGAAGAACGGACGATGGAAATAAGAGAGGTACGACCATCTGGAGAATTTCACCTGCTATACGTTGACATGTCAACCATTGAGTACATGCTTAAATCCATAGAAGGTGAAGTCTGGAATGTCTACATCTTGAGGCAAGTTGATTCCATTCCAATGAGAACGAGGATTCGAACGAGAGATCTTAAGTTGACTAGGCATGCAGCGGTTTTTTCGGGCAACCAAAAAATGCTTTACCCAGCAGCAACGAAAAAAGGGAACTTATCGTATTATGTCACTGCGTATAAGTTATTTGCCTCTATAGAAGAGATAGAGTTATTGAAACAAGGACAGTTTAGGTTTGCAGGCCATTTTCATTTTCCTCCGCTTTGTGTAGACAATGCATATATAATCAAACAGGTTCGGATACTGATTAAAAATAGTCTAAATGATGAAATCATTTCTTTACCGATTTCTTTTAACGAAGGGAAAGATTCAGAAACTACAGATTCGGGTAAGATGGTAAAAGAGTTTGGGTTTAGTGGTACCTTTGATGTCTTACCATATCTTGAATTACCGAATCAGAAGTTTTTTAAGTTCTATTTAGAGTTAGAATATGAGCAAAATGGATTTGTCGAAAGCATCCAAAGTTCTCGAATAAAAGCAACCATAAATAAGCCTTATAAAAATAAATTGATTTTAAAGCCAAACTCTGAAAAAATACAACTTAGAATAAAAACTACGAAAGATTCTAAGTTTCTTTCACTGAGTGTTGGAAAATACAACTTTAAAAAAGAGGTTAGTACTACTTTGAAATCAAAATGGGTGAAGTTCAGACGCAGTAATGTTCTGCAAAAAGTGTACAAAAAAATGTTTAAATTGTTGGGCCACCGCCCAGCTAATAAAAAGCTGGTCATGTTTGAAAGCTTTCTTGGCAAACAGTATAGTGACAGCCCGCGGGCAATCTATGAGTATATGGCGGAGCATCATTCAGATTATCGGTTAATCTGGAGTGTGGACCGAGCGTATTCTAAGATGTTTGAAGAAAAAGGAATTCCTTACGTAAGACGTTTTTCCGTACAGTGGCTATTTTTAATGACAGGGGCAAAATACTGGGTTAATAACAGTCGGTTCCCTCTTTGGATTCCAAAACCGAAGCATACGACTTATCTGCAAACCTGGCATGGGACGCCGCTGAAAAGACTGGCAGCAGATATGGAAGAAGTGCATATGCCTGGCACGAACACGGCAAAATATAAGGAGAATTTCCTTAAAGAAGCGAGTAATTGGGATTACCTGGTATCTCCAAATGCTTACTCTTCAGAAATCTTTGCCCGTGCCTTCCAATTTAATCGGAAGATGATTGAATCGGGTTACCCTAGAAATGATTACTTGCATCAAGCAAATAATGAAAAAACCATTCAAGCGTTAAAAAACAAATTTAATTTGCCGGAAGATAAGAAAATTATTCTCTATGCACCGACTTGGCGGGATAATCAATTTTATGCAAAAGGGAAATATAAATTTGATTTGGAGATGGATCTGAATCAAATGCGCGATGAGCTGGGTGATTCGTATATTGTGATCATGCGTATGCATTACTTAGTTGCAGAAAACATGGATCTTAGTCCATATGAAGGATTTGCCTATGATTTTTCACACTTAGAAGATATTCGTGAGTTATATCTAATCTCTGATATCCTCATGACAGATTACTCTTCTGTCTTTTTCGACTATGCAAATCTTAGAAGACCGATGATTTTCTTTGTGTATGACATTGAAGATTATCGAGATAATCTGCGCGGTTTTTACTTTAATTTTGAAGAAAAAGCACCAGGCCTGCTAACGAAAACTACAGACGGAATTATTGCTGAAGTCAAACGCTTGGAAGCAGCTGGATTTGAACTAGATGAATCATTTGAAGAATTCTATAATAAGTTTTGTTATCTTGAGTCCGGAGAATCAACAAAACGTGTTGTTGATGAAGTGTTTCAAGATTAA